From Penicillium digitatum chromosome 5, complete sequence, one genomic window encodes:
- a CDS encoding RNA polymerase II, large subunit, CTD: MPDESKGKSFPDVSAKLSALPKKSLFERQKAEAEAKRAREKAETAAVYEEFVRSFEDEDPVVPQSLDGGSNTTRGRGGGPLRRHFAAPSSRGSGHGPLGPPPPSLSHKRSHETFLPSRRDHLKFENMLTPSEADRALDEEERAAPKPTLYLASLPPGTSPSVIKALIPSTLTVDNVKIITPPGQLPTHRESSSALVTLTSDSAASHIETAVSTLQNKYLGWGYYLTLCRHLSSTAINPNMPLPIGLSSTTTSLPFSAKPTPQSSGTSLSRAPPPGSHRGGIAPPSSYGSNVGQNGPTTRVQVELPTDIRVLRQIHKTIEQLVKQGPGFEALLMSRPEVQMDEKWAWLFDSRSPGGVYYRWKLWQIITDPKKKNIEKPAMIFEGGPTWLPPKQHLKFENVTRLDQFVSHPDYDSSDEENSDGEDERRNFGGAPDGTNTRGDELNFLNPLKMAKLTHLLARLPTTHSKLRRGDVVRVTAFAIDHAAVGASEVVDMAIRNVLRPLAYTGANPNRELEKSVARLAITDNDNPTPSVEPLDMSSAKLVGLYIISDILSSSATSGVRHVWRYRQLFENALRSRKVFEHLGRLDKDLKWGRLKAEKWKRSVGSLLHLWEGWCCFTQLNQEHFTQVFENPPLTEAELQKQKEMEKAQADQTAVAFAKSKSRWKTVDDERGGKFDPARSVNEDKLSTPIDAVDESVNGKDGTAMEIRDLKNVDGETMLKTPPLGDEDTQTEILQLPQHPTQSDKSEKSAGQQEPETRRRKPRPKAEDMFASDSE, from the coding sequence ATGCCGGACGAGTCTAAGGGGAAGAGCTTCCCCGACGTCTCGGCGAAACTCTCCGCGCTTCCAAAGAAATCACTTTTTGAGCGTCAAAAAGCTGAAGCGGAGGCTAAACGCGCCCGGGAGAAAGCAGAAACAGCTGCAGTCTATGAAGAATTTGTCAGATCTTTTGAAGACGAGGATCCAGTTGTACCACAGTCCTTGGATGGAGGGTCGAATACAACTAGAGGCAGGGGTGGTGGTCCCCTCAGGCGTCATTTCGCAGCTCCCTCTTCGCGCGGCAGTGGCCATGGACCCTTAGGCCCCCCGCCGCCCTCACTTTCACACAAACGTTCCCACGAAACCTTTCTTCCCTCTCGTCGCGACCATCTCAAATTCGAAAACATGCTTACGCCATCTGAAGCCGATCGAGCACTTGACGAGGAGGAGAGAGCGGCTCCCAAACCCACCTTGTACCTCGCATCGCTTCCTCCTGGGACATCTCCGTCGGTTATCAAGGCCTTGATCCCTTCAACCCTGACCGTCGACAATGTCAAGATCATCACACCACCTGGACAATTGCCAACCCACCGGGAGTCCTCTTCTGCACTCGTCACCCTCACAAGCGACTCAGCCGCCTCTCATATCGAAACAGCCGTGAGTACGCTGCAGAACAAATACCTCGGCTGGGGGTACTACCTGACCCTCTGTCGACACCTTTCTTCTACTGCGATCAATCCAAACATGCCTTTGCCAATCGGCCTCTCATCGACTACTACTTCTCTTCCGTTTAGTGCCAAGCCTACTCCACAGAGCTCCGGCACAAGCTTGAGTCGAGCTCCACCACCAGGATCACATCGCGGTGGGATCGCACCCCCAAGCTCGTATGGATCAAACGTTGGTCAGAACGGCCCTACCACTCGGGTCCAGGTGGAGCTACCAACAGACATAAGAGTGTTGAGGCAGATACACAAGACTATTGAGCAACTTGTAAAACAGGGTCCTGGCTTCGAGGCCTTGTTGATGAGTCGGCCCGAAGTCCAGATGGACGAAAAGTGGGCCTGGTTGTTCGATTCAAGGTCGCCTGGTGGTGTATACTACCGGTGGAAACTATGGCAAATAATCACAGATCCTAAGAAAAAGAACATTGAAAAGCCGGCTATGATCTTTGAGGGTGGTCCGACCTGGTTACCCCCAAAACAGCATCTCAAGTTTGAAAACGTTACTCGCTTGGACCAATTCGTGTCACACCCCGACTACGACTCATCTGACGAAGAAAATTCGGAtggagaagatgaaagaCGGAATTTTGGTGGAGCACCGGACGGAACCAACACACGCGGCGATGAACTTAACTTCTTGAACCCCTTGAAGATGGCCAAACTCACTCATCTTCTTGCACGACTTCCAACGACCCATTCAAAGCTCCGTCGAGGAGATGTTGTGCGAGTCACAGCATTCGCAATCGATCATGCGGCAGTAGGGGCATCCGAGGTTGTGGACATGGCTATTCGAAACGTTCTCCGGCCACTCGCTTACACCGGAGCCAACCCAAATCGGGAATTGGAAAAAAGTGTTGCGAGACTTGCGATCACAGATAACGACAATCCAACCCCATCCGTTGAACCATTGGATATGTCCTCTGCGAAGCTAGTCGGTCTTTACATAATCTCTGATATTCTCTCGTCTTCGGCAACGAGTGGCGTCCGCCATGTATGGCGATACCGCCAGCTGTTTGAAAACGCTCTCCGCTCGCGGAAGGTGTTTGAGCACCTTGGCCGACTGGATAAGGACCTGAAATGGGGACGACTGAAAGCAGAGAAGTGGAAGCGCAGCGTTGGCTCCCTTTTACATCTGTGGGAAGGGTGGTGTTGCTTTACGCAATTGAACCAGGAACATTTCACCCAAGTATTTGAGAACCCACCGCTCACAGAAGCAGAATTACAGAAGCAGAAGGAGATGGAAAAGGCCCAGGCAGATCAGACTGCTGTTGCATTTGCCAAAAGCAAAAGTCGATGGAAGACAGTTGATGATGAGCGAGGTGGAAAGTTTGACCCTGCTCGCTCTGTGAATGAGGACAAGCTATCTACCCCTATTGATGCAGTGGATGAATCAGTGAATGGAAAGGATGGAACTGCAATGGAAATTCGTGACTTGAAGAATGTTGATGGGGAGACCATGCTTAAGACGCCGCCATTGGGCGATGAAGATACCCAAACCGAGATACTCCAGCTACCTCAGCACCCAACTCAATCTGACAAATCCGAAAAATCCGCTGGGCAGCAGGAGCCAGAAACACGACGACGAAAGCCACGACCCAAAGCTGAAGATATGTTTGCTTCGGACTCGGAGTAA